DNA from Paraburkholderia sp. PGU19:
GGGCGCGGTGCCGAGCCGCCGCGTCGGTACATTCATCGACTTCATTGCGCGCGAGCTGTCCGTCGACGATACGCTCGAACTGCATCCGCTCGACAGTCTGCGTCCGCTTTAGCGACGCGCTCCGATTGTTCAGACTTTATAGACCGTTCGTGACGCTGGGTTGCACCGGCTTCCAAAAGCAGGTAGCCTAACTCCGATTGTATTTGTCGGAGTGACCATGTCTCACATCAGCGCAGGCGTCGAATATGGGTTGCACTGCCTGCTTTTTCTGACGGAAGCGGCGCCCGGTGGCGTGCCCGAAGCGAGTGTGCGCGATCTGGCGGAACTGCAAGGCGTGCCCGCCGACTATGTAGCGAAGCTGTTTACGAAATTGCATAAAGCGGGGCTGGTCATTGCTACGGAAGGGGCGAAGGGTGGTTTTGCACTCGCGCGTCCGGCAAACCAGATTTCGGTGCTCGACGTGGTGACGGCGATCGATGGCGACAAGTCCTTGTTCGAGTGCCGTGAAGTGCGCACGCGCTGCGCGGTGTTCGGCGAGACGGCACCAACGTGGGCGACGAGCGGCGTGTGCTCGATTCATGCCGTGATGCAGAACGCCGAGAAGCGCATGCGCGAGGCGCTGGCGTCGCAATCGCTGCAGGAGCTGGCGGTCCGCACGACGGCGAAGGCGCCCCGCACCTATGGGCCGCAAGTCGTGAAGTGGCTGGACGGCCGCACGACGGGCCGGCGGCGCGAGCGCGGTTCGCGCAGTGGTTCAACGCCCGGCGCGCGCTCCTGAGCGACACGCCGTTGACATGACAAAGGCCGCAGCCTTGAAAGCTGCGGCCTTTTCATTTTGGGGCTTTGTGCTGACGATTACGCTGTCTCTTGCAACTCGCTGCCGATGCGCGCGCGCTCCCATGCGGCCCAGTCGGCTGCGACGCCTGCCAGTTCGGCGTGCGCGCGCTTCAGCGCCTCGATGCGCGCTTCCTGATCGGAGAACTGCAATGGCTGCGCGTCAACGAAGCGCGGATCGTTGGCACCGATGAAAGCAAATGCGGCTTTGAGCGCCGGGGTCAGCGCATCCATCGACGAAAACGGCGTGCCGGGACGCAAATCTGCGCCGCGCGTCGTGATGAACAACACCTTCTGGCGGTTCAACTGGCCCACGATGTTCCCGTCAGCGCTCTTCTTGTAGGTAATGCCGGGACGCGTGGCGCTGTCGATGAAAGCCTTGAATGCCGAAGGCATCGACCAGTTGTACATCGGCATCGCAAACACGAAGGCGTCGGCTTCGAGCAGTCGCTGGCAGAGCGCGTCGGAGGCGGCCAGCGTCGCGCGCATCTCGGCCGTGCGCTCGTGTTCTTCCTTGTAGGTCGCGATGGCAAAGGCCTCGGTGACGTGCGGCGGCGTATCGACCGTGACATCCAGATAGTCGACTTCGACATCCACACCTTCGGCGCGCAGGTTCTTAAGGAACTGGCGCGACAGTGCGCGGGAATTGGACCGTTCGCGCTTGGCGCTCGAATCGACATGGAAAATTTTCATCTTGCTCTCCAGTAACTGCGATCAAAGTTATCGTAGTTGTGAGGATAGAGAGTTTGCTGGCGGTGCGCAACAGAGGTGGCGCAAGCGCGGTCGACGCGAGTGCGGTTCGAAGGCTCGCGGGAAAACGGCGCATGCCTTACGCAGTAAGGCATGCGCCGTTGTTGCGCATCGCGGCAAGCCGATAGGAGAGAAAAACGGGATTCAGTGTTGCGCGGGACGACTGCGGTTGCGACGAAGGTTTCACCTCGGTGCCGCCGCGCCATCGCACGAGCGCGTGGGAACTTCTCGTGTAGCGCTTCCAAAAGTCATGCGTATGACAAAGGCACGCAACGCCATATGAGCCATGCGTGAACTGAAGGTTGGATGCTGCGCGTGCAACGAATGTTGCCGCGTGAAGCGCATGAGCCAATCAACAACGCGCAGCACCAATATGTGGAATCGCCGGAGCTGCCCAGCTGTGGCGTTTAAGGTTTGTTCAGATTTCTCGACGCACACACAAGAACGTGCATGCAAAATCAATCGAGCAAGATTCCGCTCGGACCGGACGGCACGGCGGATGCCAGGATCATCCTGTCGCGGTTAGCGGGGAAATAGCTTTCGCAAGCCCTC
Protein-coding regions in this window:
- a CDS encoding Rrf2 family transcriptional regulator, with product MSHISAGVEYGLHCLLFLTEAAPGGVPEASVRDLAELQGVPADYVAKLFTKLHKAGLVIATEGAKGGFALARPANQISVLDVVTAIDGDKSLFECREVRTRCAVFGETAPTWATSGVCSIHAVMQNAEKRMREALASQSLQELAVRTTAKAPRTYGPQVVKWLDGRTTGRRRERGSRSGSTPGARS
- a CDS encoding NAD(P)H-dependent oxidoreductase — translated: MKIFHVDSSAKRERSNSRALSRQFLKNLRAEGVDVEVDYLDVTVDTPPHVTEAFAIATYKEEHERTAEMRATLAASDALCQRLLEADAFVFAMPMYNWSMPSAFKAFIDSATRPGITYKKSADGNIVGQLNRQKVLFITTRGADLRPGTPFSSMDALTPALKAAFAFIGANDPRFVDAQPLQFSDQEARIEALKRAHAELAGVAADWAAWERARIGSELQETA